The Jiangella sp. DSM 45060 genome contains the following window.
CCGTAGACGGCGCCACCGACAACGCTGTGGAGCTGGGGGCGTGAGGAGGGGCGGGGTGCTGCGCCGGCTCCGCCTCCGCCGCTGTCAGAAGCGGCGCCAGAAGAGGTTGACGGCGTAGTCGACGGAGGCGCCGTCGTGCTCGGCGAGGATGGCGTCGGCGTTCGCCGGGTCGAACTCGATCCGCACGACGGCCTCGAACGCCGCGCGGTCGGGCAGCTCCCAGCGCATCGTCAGCGGCTCGCGGTGCCAGCCCTGCCGGGCCCAGAACCGCTCGACCGCCTGTGCGTCGTACTTCGGCAGCGCGGTGCGGAACCAGCGGCCGAACGTCGAGCGCGTCGCGTCGTTGTCGATGACGAACGCGGTGCCGCCGCGCCGCACGACCCGGGCCAGCTCGGCCAGGCCCGGCTCGCAGCCCGGGCCGAAGAAGTAGGCCCAGCGGGCGTGCACGACGTCGACGGAGGCGGTCGGGAGCGGCAGCTGCTGGGCCGTGCCGCGCCGGACGGTGATGCGGGAGCGCACCGCTGCCGGCAGCGCCGCGACGCGCTGCTGGGCCCGGCGCACCAGCGGCGGGTGCGGCTCGACGCCGACGACGCGGCGGGCGGACGCGGCGAAGCGCGGGAGGTGGTACCCGGCACCGCAGCCGACGTCGAGCAGTTCCAGCCCGGCCCAGTCGTGCAGGCGCAGCATGGCGGCCTCGATGACACCGCCGGGATCGACGCCGCGGTTCTCGATCTCGTAGACGTCGGGATGGTGCCAGATGTTCGGACTCGGGATCACGTCGCGGCGCACAGATCAATCATTGCAGACGCTCAGGTCGAATTCGGACAGAAAGGGATTTAAGAAAGCACTGTCACCGGTATGTCACCTAGAAGATTGACCTTTTGTAGAGTACCTTGACACCCCTGGCCAGGGCGTCAAATGTACTCCCTGGCGGGCACCCAGAAAACAGGTTGCCTGGGAAACACCTTTCGAATGATTTGAGGAGAATTGTGTTGAAGACAGTGCTGCGTGGCGCCGTTGTGGCCGGCGCTGCGCTCGCCGCCTGTTTCGCCCTGAGCGTGCCGGCGGCCACGGCCGAGGAGGGCAAGGGGGTTGAGCTCCCCAACGAGATCACCAGTGTCGAAGAGGCCGACGGCCTGCTCGACAACCTCGGCCTCGGTGACATCGAGGTGGGCAACAGCATCTGCGCGCTGCCCTGGCTCTGGCAGGGCCCGTTCAACATCTTCGTGGGCGGCCAGGAGGCCTACTACGAGGCCTGCAACGGCAACACCGGCATCGCCATCGGTGACGGGATCAACGTCCTGAACCACGGCGCCGACTCGTACGGCGATGGCATCAACGTCCTCAATAACGCCTGCGCGGCGCCCTGGCTCTGGCAGGGTCCGGCGAACGGCGCGACGGAGGACCAGGCCGCCTACTACGTGGTCTGCAACACCGAGGAGACCACGTACGGCGACGGCATCAACGTGCTCAACGGCGCGTGCGCGCTGCCGTGGCTGTGGCAGGGCCCGGCGAACGTGTTCGTCGAGGGCCAGGAGGCCACCTACGTCGCGTGCAACAGCGACGGCACCACCTACGGTGACGGCCTCAACGTCGGCAACAACGTCTGTGCGCTGCCGTGGCTGTGGCAGGGCCCG
Protein-coding sequences here:
- a CDS encoding class I SAM-dependent methyltransferase gives rise to the protein MRRDVIPSPNIWHHPDVYEIENRGVDPGGVIEAAMLRLHDWAGLELLDVGCGAGYHLPRFAASARRVVGVEPHPPLVRRAQQRVAALPAAVRSRITVRRGTAQQLPLPTASVDVVHARWAYFFGPGCEPGLAELARVVRRGGTAFVIDNDATRSTFGRWFRTALPKYDAQAVERFWARQGWHREPLTMRWELPDRAAFEAVVRIEFDPANADAILAEHDGASVDYAVNLFWRRF